Proteins co-encoded in one Brassica oleracea var. oleracea cultivar TO1000 chromosome C4, BOL, whole genome shotgun sequence genomic window:
- the LOC106337509 gene encoding dof zinc finger protein DOF2.1 produces MDPQQEMSNETLETILVSSTKGCNYKNIKKMEEEMKKKQGKGELEGEAQKCPRCESPNTKFCYYNNYSLSQPRYFCKSCRRYWTKGGTLRNVPVGGGCRRNKRSSSSFSKNINKPINFHNDPLHNPLITGMPSPFSYDSIDLNLAFAALHKHPPSQVTPSFGFGGDVSIYGNSTNTHTGVLNGLNIGGQNGNFNGGSLWYGFMSGNDSENKTTSALGIPLEGNERKQENVNNNNNILENPSKVLLGFPWQMSGNSAGGVPETDPGRESWNGFVSSWSSGLLNTPLV; encoded by the exons ATGGATCCTCAACAG GAAATGTCAAATGAAACATTGGAAACCATATTGGTAAGCTCAACAAAAGGATGCAATTATAAAAACATTAAAAAAATGGAAGAGGAAATGAAGAAGAAGCAAGGAAAAGGAGAACTAGAAGGTGAAGCACAAAAATGTCCAAGATGTGAATCTCCAAACACAAAGTTTTGTTACTACAACAACTATAGCCTCTCTCAACCTCGTTACTTCTGCAAATCTTGTCGGAGATATTGGACCAAAGGTGGTACTCTCCGTAACGTCCCCGTTGGTGGTGGTTGCCGTCGAAACAAACGATCTTCTTCATCTTTCTCCAAGAACATCAATAAGCCTATCAATTTCCACAATGATCCACTTCACAATCCTTTAATTACGGGAATGCCATCCCCCTTTAGTTATGACTCCATTGATCTCAACCTCGCTTTCGCTGCTCTTCATAAACATCCCCCTTCTCAGGTTACACCTTCTTTTGGGTTTGGAGGCGATGTTTCTATTTATGGAAACTCGACAAACACACACACTGGTGTTCTAAACGGGTTGAACATTGGAGGGCAAAACGGTAATTTCAACGGGGGTAGTTTGTGGTATGGTTTCATGTCCGGAAATGATAGTGAAAACAAGACAACTTCGGCTTTGGGGATTCCTCTGGAGGGAAACGAGAGAAAGCAAGAGAATGTGAACAACAACAACAATATCTTGGAGAATCCAAGCAAGGTTTTATTGGGGTTTCCATGGCAAATGTCCGGGAATTCAGCTGGCGGTGTACCGGAGACTGATCCGGGAAGGGAAAGCTGGAATGGGTTTGTTTCATCTTGGAGTAGTGGTTTACTTAACACTCCTTTGGTCTAG